The following proteins are encoded in a genomic region of Pyramidobacter piscolens W5455:
- a CDS encoding DUF6305 family protein yields the protein MKTLKVAIFILLTIMLMTGSALAQNTFEAPVLITSAGQSIEAATVNFHFEKANIKTILENLAKPAKLEGIKTLVIVPGHSLKGLGSAGIDETSELTRVNDLVEAAHTAGIPIICVHIGGKARRGTTSQPFIEASMKYAATCIVYDAGNEDGYFTDTCAKNNIPLITMPKAAFLARNLKKLFPNQ from the coding sequence GTGAAAACGCTGAAAGTTGCCATTTTTATTCTTCTGACCATAATGCTCATGACAGGTTCCGCTCTTGCACAGAATACCTTTGAGGCACCTGTGCTCATCACGTCAGCCGGTCAAAGCATCGAAGCGGCCACCGTAAATTTTCACTTTGAAAAGGCCAACATCAAGACCATTTTAGAAAATCTAGCCAAGCCCGCCAAGCTCGAAGGCATTAAAACTCTTGTTATCGTTCCCGGACACAGCCTGAAAGGCCTCGGCAGCGCTGGCATCGATGAAACATCCGAGTTGACTCGCGTCAACGATCTGGTCGAAGCCGCCCACACCGCTGGTATCCCCATCATTTGCGTCCACATTGGGGGCAAAGCCCGACGCGGGACCACCTCGCAACCTTTTATCGAAGCAAGTATGAAATACGCGGCCACCTGCATCGTTTATGATGCTGGCAATGAAGATGGTTACTTCACTGATACCTGTGCAAAGAATAACATTCCGTTGATCACTATGCCCAAGGCTGCCTTCCTCGCCAGGAACCTAAAAAAACTGTTCCCCAACCAGTAA